The following proteins come from a genomic window of Mustela lutreola isolate mMusLut2 chromosome 6, mMusLut2.pri, whole genome shotgun sequence:
- the MLN gene encoding promotilin isoform X2, whose translation MVSRKAVAALLVVHVAAMLASQTEAFVPIFTHSELQKIREKERNKGQKKSLVLQKRSEEVGPLDLVEPTEEEENQVIKLTAPVEIGMKMNSRQLEKYWAALEELLGEALLSTQNDK comes from the exons ATGGTGTCCCGAAAGGCTGTGGCTGCTCTGCTTGTGGTGCACGTGGCTGCCATGCTGGCCTCCCAGACAGAAGCCTTCGTTCCCATCTTCACCCACAGCGAGCTTCAGAAGATCCGG GAAAAGGAGCGCAACAAAGGTCAAAAGAAGTCCCTGGTTTTACAAAAGAGGTCTGAGGAAGTGGGGCCTCTGGACCTTGTGGAGcccacagaagaagaagaaaaccaggTTATCAAG CTGACTGCTCCCGTGGAAATTGGAATGAAGATGAACTCCAGGCAGCTGGAAAAGTACTGGGCTGCCCTGGAAGAGTTGCTGGGTGAGGCGCTGCTGTCCACCCAGAACG ACAAGTGA
- the MLN gene encoding promotilin isoform X1, with translation MVSRKAVAALLVVHVAAMLASQTEAFVPIFTHSELQKIREKERNKGQKKSLVLQKRSEEVGPLDLVEPTEEEENQVIKLTAPVEIGMKMNSRQLEKYWAALEELLGEALLSTQNADK, from the exons ATGGTGTCCCGAAAGGCTGTGGCTGCTCTGCTTGTGGTGCACGTGGCTGCCATGCTGGCCTCCCAGACAGAAGCCTTCGTTCCCATCTTCACCCACAGCGAGCTTCAGAAGATCCGG GAAAAGGAGCGCAACAAAGGTCAAAAGAAGTCCCTGGTTTTACAAAAGAGGTCTGAGGAAGTGGGGCCTCTGGACCTTGTGGAGcccacagaagaagaagaaaaccaggTTATCAAG CTGACTGCTCCCGTGGAAATTGGAATGAAGATGAACTCCAGGCAGCTGGAAAAGTACTGGGCTGCCCTGGAAGAGTTGCTGGGTGAGGCGCTGCTGTCCACCCAGAACG CAGACAAGTGA